The following is a genomic window from Thermodesulfobacteriota bacterium.
TACAATTACAGGGAGAATGGGTGTAATGCCTATCAAGAACTAGGTACGGTATTTGCGAATGCAGTAGGATATATCGAAGAGGAGCTAAAGAGGAACAGGCTCAAGATTGATGATTTCGCTCCCGTTTTAAGCTTTCATCTTGCGGCACATAATGATTTTTTCGAAGAAATAGCCAAATTCAGAGCGGCACGTAGAATATGGTGTAAACTGATGAAGGAGCATTACGGGGCTAAAAATCCGCGCAGCTTGGCTTTTCGCTTTCACGTCCAGACGTCCGGTTCTACTAATGTTTATCAGCAAATTCTGAACAATTCTGTGCGAATTGCTTATCAGGTAATGGCTGCCGCTCTTGGGGGGGCTCAATCAATTCATGCTACTTCCTACGACGAACCTCTCTGCTTACCAACAGATCAGAGTATATTGCTTTCTATAAGAACCCAACAAATTGCTCAATATGAAACTAACATTACTAATGTCGCTGATCCTTTGGCAGGGTCTTATTACGTGGAATGGCTAACTAACGAGGTGGAGAAGAAAGCCTGGGAGTATTTTCAAGAAATACAGGATAGAGGAGGATTGCTTGAAGTTTGGCAATCAGGATGGATGCATAGAGAAGCAGCAGATGCAATGGAGGCAAGACAAAGGGAAATAAACAGTGGTGAAACAAAAATAGTCGGCCTCAATTGCTTTGAGATGCCCGAGGAGCCTTATCAGGTTCCCGTTTTCCGTCCTAATCCTCAATCCACGGAAATTGAAACAGAAAAGATAAGGAAGCTGAGGCAGGACAGAGAAAATCGGAAGGTCAAAAAATGCCTGGAGAATTTGCGCCAGGTCAGCTTAACTGGTGAAAACGTAATGCCTGTATTAATGGAAACTGTAAAGAGCTATGCTACTCTTGGTGAAATCCAGGATGTCTGGCGTGGTATTTGGCCCAAATGGAAGGCTCCTATTGAATACTAAGGCACGGAGGCAAGAAGAATGGAAAAAAGAATTAGGGTATTGATGGCTAAACCAGGAATTGATGGGCATTGGAGAGGTGCCAAGATAGTGACTACAGCCCTCCGAAATGCAGGGATGGAGGTAATTTTTACCGGGAATATGAGTCCTGAGGCAATAGCCAAGATAGCTGTTCAAGAAGATGTGAATGTAGTTGGTCTCAGCATTTTGGCGGCTGGACATATGAGAATAATTCAAAGAGTACTTAATGCACTTCAAGGGGAAAATGTTGAAGATATTGTTGTAATGGTAGGAGGAACTATTCCTCAGGAGGATATCCCTATTCTCAAGGAAATGGGGGTTCATGGGGTTTTCCCTCCAGGTAGCAAGACAGATATGATTGTAGAATTTGTTAAGGAGAAAATGGCTTAGGGGGAGGCAAGAACCTTATGCCAAGGGGATAACAAACATGGGTATCGGCAAAATTCTTTGACTTATAATAAAGATTAATATAGACTTTTTACGACTTCATCATAGTTGAGTTGCCTTTAAAAAAAGAGGGCTCAGTCTGGCTGCAGGCACTCAGGTAAGTAAAAGAGGAGATGACAGTGATATGAAATATAGGAAGATAAAGGCTGTCGGCTACATCAAAGCCTATACCGGTAGGATTAAGGAGGAAAATCCAAGCCCGGAAGTGCAGGAAGAAAAGATCAAGGTCTATGCTGAATCTGAGGGTCTGGATCTGGTAAGGGTGTACAGGGAAAAGGTTCTTGGAAACAATATAGTTAATAAAGACGAACTGGATCAAATATACAAAGATATAAGCGAAGGAAATGCCGATACTATCCTGATTTATAAAGGAGACAGAATAACCCGACGGTGGTCTATTAATCGGTTGAATAAAGAAAAATATGAAGGAGATTCAGAAGAGATTTAAAAGTGTTGTTTTGAAGATAACTGAAGAAGGCAGGAAGGAGGAGGTTTTTCTTATGCGGGAGAAAGATAGGGAACTGGCAAGAAGAAGACGTCGAAGGAAAAAGGCGAAAAAACTAAGAGCTAAAGAACCCCATGAACAGATAGAGGAGATACCTGTTAGTAAGAAGAAGACTACTAAAAGGAGAAAACCCGCTGAGAGCAAGGGTACTGAGAGCAAAGAGGAATCAGACTGATCTGGGGGAATTATTTTCGGGTATAATAGCTGAGGGAGGAAAGGAGAGATGATTGAAAAAGCCTTGAATAAAATAGCTGAGCAGATACTTGCTTTCGATGAAGCCTCCCTTAGAAGCCTTAGGGCAAAATATCAAACCAGAATAGGCAATTTCGATACAAGTAAAGAATGGGAAAAGTCGGTTATAGTCTATTTTATTATAAATTCCATTATTACAAAGAACGCTCTTTTCAATCAAAACCTGTTGGCAGAGAAAGGAAAGAAGAAAAAAAAAGAAAAGAGGGAACTTAAGATAGTAGCCT
Proteins encoded in this region:
- a CDS encoding methylmalonyl-CoA mutase family protein; translation: MSQLKTREAHTGSGIPVKTYYTSQDIVDLNEGKDLGLPGGEPYTRGIYESMYRGRLWTIRQFSGFATPEETNKRYKYKYEHGETGFSISVDSVTENGLDPDDPRAVDEVGQSGVSISSLADMEILFDGLPIDKVSTAVITSQWTSPALAAMYFAMAEKRGVSLKEIDGTSQNDPYVFSLCCNLIDCVTPPYLLRLSVDLIEWCAENVPHWHPVSFASYNYRENGCNAYQELGTVFANAVGYIEEELKRNRLKIDDFAPVLSFHLAAHNDFFEEIAKFRAARRIWCKLMKEHYGAKNPRSLAFRFHVQTSGSTNVYQQILNNSVRIAYQVMAAALGGAQSIHATSYDEPLCLPTDQSILLSIRTQQIAQYETNITNVADPLAGSYYVEWLTNEVEKKAWEYFQEIQDRGGLLEVWQSGWMHREAADAMEARQREINSGETKIVGLNCFEMPEEPYQVPVFRPNPQSTEIETEKIRKLRQDRENRKVKKCLENLRQVSLTGENVMPVLMETVKSYATLGEIQDVWRGIWPKWKAPIEY
- a CDS encoding cobalamin-dependent protein (Presence of a B(12) (cobalamin)-binding domain implies dependence on cobalamin itself, in one of its several forms, or in some unusual lineages, dependence on a cobalamin-like analog.), giving the protein MEKRIRVLMAKPGIDGHWRGAKIVTTALRNAGMEVIFTGNMSPEAIAKIAVQEDVNVVGLSILAAGHMRIIQRVLNALQGENVEDIVVMVGGTIPQEDIPILKEMGVHGVFPPGSKTDMIVEFVKEKMA
- a CDS encoding recombinase family protein; the encoded protein is MKYRKIKAVGYIKAYTGRIKEENPSPEVQEEKIKVYAESEGLDLVRVYREKVLGNNIVNKDELDQIYKDISEGNADTILIYKGDRITRRWSINRLNKEKYEGDSEEI